One window from the genome of Hemitrygon akajei chromosome 4, sHemAka1.3, whole genome shotgun sequence encodes:
- the LOC140726587 gene encoding uncharacterized protein, protein MAHQQVHAGEQPFTCSDCGKGFTCSSQLKVHQRVHTGERPFTCSDCGKGFTQSSDLLAHQSVHTGEWPFICSDCGKGFTRSSQLKVHQRVHTGERPFTCLDCGKGFTRSSQLKVHQRVHTGERPFTCSDCGKGFTRSSDLLAHQSVHTGEWPFTCSDCGMGFPRSSVLKVHQRVHTGERPFTCSDCGKGFTRSSKLKEHQRFHTGIWPFICSVCGKGFTCSSKLKVHQQVHTGERPFTCSECGKGFTQSSDLLVHQSVHTGERPFTCSDCGKGFTTSSHVMRHQSVHTAEKPFTCSDCGKGFTQSSKLKVHQRVHTGERPFICLDCGKGFTQSSHLQAHRSVHIGERPFICSDCGKGFTRSSQLQRHQRVHTG, encoded by the coding sequence atggctcaccagcaagttcacgCCGGGGagcagccattcacctgctcggactgtgggaagggattcacttgctcatcccaactgaaggtacatcagagagttcacactggagagaggccgttcacctgctcagactgtgggaaaggattcactcagtcatctgacctactggcacaccagtcagttcacactggggagtggccgttcatctgctcagactgtgggaagggattcactcggtcatctcaactgaaggtacatcagagagttcacactggggagaggccgttcacctgcttggactgcggtaagggattcactcggtcatctcaactgaaggtacatcagagagttcacaccggggagaggccattcacctgctcagactgcgggaagggattcactcggtcatccgacctactggcacaccagtcagttcacactggggagtggccgttcacctgctcagactgtgggatgggattccctcggtcatctgtactgaaggtacatcagagagttcacactggggagaggccgttcacttgctcagactgtgggaaggggttcactcggtcatctaaactgaaggaacatcagagaTTTCACACTGGAATatggccgttcatctgctcagtgtgtgggaagggattcacttgctcatctaaactgaaggtacatcagcaagttcacactggagagaggccattcacctgctcagagtgtgggaagggattcactcagtcatccgacctactggtacaccaatcagttcacactggggagaggccgttcacctgctcagattgtgggaagggattcactacatCATCTCACGtaatgagacaccagtcagttcacactgcagagaagccattcacctgctcagactgtgggaagggatttactcagtcatctaaactgaaggtacatcagcgagttcacactggagagaggccattcatctgcttagactgtgggaaaggattcactcagtcatcccacctacaagcacaccggtcagttcacattggggagcggccattcatctgctcagactgtggaaagggattcactcgctcatcacaactacagagacaccagcgagttcacactgggtag